TTAACAAGATCTTTACCGATCACTGGCAGAAGTCCATTCGCTCGCAAAGCGCCAAGGAAACATTCCAGGAGATCTATCGCGAAAAATTCGGTGGAGACGACTACCGCCGGGCCCGGGACGTTCGCGAGTGGCTCCAGAACCACGAAAACAGAGCCGATCTGCGCGCCTATATCCTGGCAGCGGACCCGTACTCTGCGGATCGCTAACCTGTGGCGGAGGGGGATGTTGAAGCCGCGCGATCACCTCATATCATCGTCGAAGTATTTCTGCCTCTGCGGAGTAAGCAATAGCGGCCCGGACAGGCTTTAGGCGTTTTCGAAGATGGCAAAGAAGACATTACTTCCCCTCCTCTTGGCAACAGCACTTGCATCAACCGTTCATGCCGCCGGTCCCACGGCAGACCAGCTCCAAGGCAAGTGGCGGATCATCGACGACTACGGGCTTTCGGAAGAGATGGGTGACCTGGGCGAAGACCTCTGGGTGTTCGAAGAAAGCCAGGTGACCGTGGTTAGCGGTGGTCATGCCTTTTCTCCGGATAGGTTCCGGCTGGACAACGACGTGCTGTATATGGGCGATTTCGGGGTGAAAATTCTGGAGTTCAGCCCTTCCAGGATGAAGGTCGACACCTCCGGCATTGTCCAGAACCTGGAGAAAGTGCAGTAGGGGCGTAGGTTAACGCATGGATCGGGAAGATTCGGCAAGTACGCGCTGCTATCGTGTTACCCTGCACCGCATCGTCATCCGGGAGCCATCATGTCCGAAGATCCGCTCAAGAAACTCTCCGACCTGGCCAGCGAAGCCCATACACGCATCCAACAGGTCCATCAGCACATCAATCCGGTGGTCGGCGTGCGGCGCGGCATGCGCGATATCGGTATTCCGGCCGATGCCATGACCATCGACTGCCTGCGTACGCGGCGGCGCATCGTGCTGGTATTGCACGATGAGGATCCCGGCGTATTGCTGTATCAGTTCTCCACCATCGATGAGGACATTGGCCTGGATTTCCAGCGCATGGCCATGGCCGACGTAAACGTCGCAACGCTGTTTAGCTGGATGGAGGATTACTTTTCCGACGAGGCGCCGGACAGCCCGATTCACTAAGTGATGCCCCATCACGCGCCGTATCGGCCCTAACGCGCTCGCCTCTCAGCCAGTCCGCACATTGTACGGGTTCGAAAGCACGTTGCCCGATTGCCCCAGCATCCATATCGGTTAGAATTGGCGCCTCTTTTTAGATAGCTGCCTAACGAGCATGTTGGGTGGGCCTGTCTGCGACTTTTCCCGTCCGCGCTCCAAGGAGTCCCCATGCCACACCCCGCTGAAACCTCGGTCATCCCGTCCGGCATTGGCGCAATACGCCATTACTTCAATATTCTGGGGCCGGGCATTCTCGGGGCTGCCGCAGCCATCGGCGGCTCCCACCTGGTCGCGTCGACCCAGGCGGGAGCACACTACGGCTGGCAACTTGCGGGCTTGGTGCTCCTGGTCAATCTGCTGAAGTACCCGTTCTTCCAGATCGGTGCGCGCTACACCATGGCCGCGGATGAGACGCTGATCCAGGGTTACGATCGCATCGGCCGCGGCTACCTCTACCTATTCACGGCATTGAATATTTTCGCCTCGGTAGTCAGTACGGCTGGCGTTTCCATGCTCTGCGGCAGCATCCTCGGCCTGTTCCTCGGGGATCGGCTGAACGTGACCCAACTTACGATGATCGTGCTGGCAGGTTCACTGGTCTTCCTGATTTCCGGCCACTACAAGACTCTGGACCGGGTAACCAAGTGGATCATTGCCGCGCTGTCGGTGTGCACCGTCGCAGCCCTGGTGATCGCGTTGGACGAAGGCGGCGTGGCTCCGCCTGAATTCATCTCGCCAAGCCCCTGGAACCTGGCGGCACTGGGTTTCCTCGTTGCGCTGATGGGCTGGATGCCTGCGCCGATCGAATTGTCGTCGTGGAACAGTGTGTGGCTGAGGCAGAAAAAGAAGGTACTGGGCGACGAATTGCAGTACCGCGACTCGCTGATCGACTTCAATGTCGGTTACATCACTTCCACGCTGCTTGCGCTCGCCTTCATGGGCCTGGGTGCGCTGGTACTGCATGGCAGCGGTATCGAGCTTTCCAGTTCGGGCATTGGCTTTGCGCATCAGTTCGTCGATGTCTACGCGGGCGTGATCGGCGAATGGAGTCGGTGGCTGATCGCTGTCGTGGCGTTCCTCTGCATGTTCTCCACGACCGTCACCGTGCTCGATGGCTATAGCCGGGCCTTGAGCGAATGCTTCGTACAGTTCGGTCAACCAACAGGTAGCGGCCCGACCGGGCATGGCGCTCACTTCACCTATCCGCTGATGGTTGTCATGGCGGCGGTTGCGGCCCTGATCGTGATGTTCTTCAAGGGTGCGCTGTTGGCCATGCTTGAATTCGCCATGGTCTCGGCATTTGTCAGTGCGTTTATCTTTGCCTGGCTGAATTATCGACTGATGGGGTTGGATACGGTACCGGCGAAATATCGGCTGGGAACCGGCATGAAAGTCCTCGGATGGATCGGCATCCTGTTCTTTGGCGGCGTTAATCTGCTACTCGCATATTGGTACCTGTTCCTGAAGTGATTGGCAGGTGAAGCCTTCGACGCCCCCGGAAGCCTATCCAGGGGGCGTCGCCCGCCATGGGGTCACGGCCGCGGGATGAGCCCCCGCTCTACCATGCTGTTCAGGTGCTGGATCAGGCTTTCCTCCGTACGCCGGCACATCGCCTGAAAACCGGCCTGCCGAGCTTTGGTCAGATCGAGCACGGCGTCTCTCTCGACGTTAAAGATGAAATCGCCGAAGCCACCCTGGGCAATCTGATCGATATCCGCTACGGCGAGCTTTTCGCGTTCTGCCAAGTTACGCCAGACAGTCTTGGCATGCTGGTTCAACCGGGTTTGCAGGTTGATAGGCTGGGGTTCGCCAGCATCGAGTCCGAACCACTCGGCCAGCCTGGGCCAGAGATGTTTCCAGCGGAACTGGTCGCCGTTGGTTATGTTGTAGGCGCCATCTTTTCCGTCCTCTGCCGCCCATCTCACCGCATCACCCACGACCTCCGCATCACATGCGTTGACGAGTACCTCGTAGGCCTCTGCCGGTCCGGGAAACTGGAACGCGACACCCATTTCGCGGCATAAAGAACCATAGAGGCCGATCAGGTTCCCAAGATTCATAGCCGAGCCCAATGAGTGGCCCAAAACGATATCCGGTCGCAAGGCGGTCCAACGGATGCCCTTCTCAGGTAGAGTCTTGGCGAAATCCTCATGGCGAAAATAGAGATTGGGCGGGAAATGGCGACTATCGTCCTCCCGAGCCGGCGTCTTGTAGACGCCCAGGTGCGCGCCATAAACCTTCGCACCCTGGAGAAAGATTACCCGCTCCAGCGGCGCGCCGACGTCGATAAGGGTATTGACCAGATTCTCGAACATGGCGGCATTCTCATCCGCTTCGAGCGCCGCATCATCGTTCGGTTTCAGCGCTGCATAGCAGACGTGACTTATCTTGCCCAGGCTGCTCCCGTGCCTTTTGAGACTACTCTTGTCCAGCAGGTCGCCAGATATATGGCGGCCTTTGCCCGGCCCCTGGTCAGAGCGGGACAGTGTCGTTACATCCCATCCTGCCGCTTCCATCGCCTCGGTCGTACCACGGCCGGTTACGCCGCTGGCACCGGCGACAAGCATATGTTTAACCATGAGGATCCCTCCTTACCGGATAATCTTTCGATCGAATGTAGGCCCTTATACGGGGCACTCGGAACTGCGGTCGACGATGGCTCGATCCGCGCCGGTACTTCATAACACCCTTAAGCTGCACTATGGTGGCTGTTAACGAAAGGGAAAAGAACACCGGTTAAAGGAGGCATTCCATGGCCCATCGCTTCAAGGTCGGAGACCACGTTACCTGGAATTCAGAAGTGGGTTACGTGAGCGGCAGGATCATCCGGGTGCATACTCGCGATACCGAGTACAAGGGACATAATCGACGTGCCAGCAAGGAAGAGCCGCAATACGAGATCAAGAGCGACAAGACGGACCACATTGCCATGCACAAGGATTCTGCCCTTAGCAAAGTGGACGAGCGAGGGGAGTGAAACGCCGGGGCCGTCGTGGTAGCCCCGGCGAGCTGGATCAGTAGTGGATCACCGTCCGGATGCTCTTGCCTTCATGCATCAGGTCGAATGCTTCGTTGATCTCATCCAGCTTGAGGTTATGGGTAATGAACACGTCCAGCGGGATCTCGCCCTTTTCCGCCTTTTCGACGTAGCTCGGCAGTTCGGTGCGTCCCTTCACGCCGCCAAAGGCTGAGCCCTTCCAGACGCGGCCAGTGACCAACTGGAACGGACGGGTACTGATTTCCTCACCGGCACCGGCCACACCAATGATGATCGATTCGCCCCAGCCCTTGTGGGCACATTCAAGCGCCGAGCGCATCAGCTTGACGTTACCGACGCATTCGAAGGAATAGTCCACACCGCCGTCGGTCATTTCGATGATGACCTCCTGGATCGGCTTATCGTAGTCGTTGGGATTGACGAAGTCCGTCGCGCCCAGCTCTTCGGCAATCTTGAACTTGGACGGGTTGATGTCGACTGCGATGATGCGTCTGGCCTTTGCCATAGTCGCACCAATGATGGCCGCCAAGCCGATACCACCCAGGCCGAAGATCGCAACGGTGGCTCCCTCTTCCACTTTGGCGGTATTGAGCACCGCACCGATACCGGTAGTGACGCCACAGCCCAGCAGGCAGACCTTGTCCAGCGGCGCTTCCTTGGGGATCTTTGCCAGCGAGACTTCCGGCAATACGGTGTATTCGGAGAAAGTGGAGGTGCCCATGTAGTGGTAGAGGGGCTCGCCGTTATAGCTGAAGCGTGAGGTGCCGTCAGGCATGACACCCTTGCCCTGGGTCGCACGGACGGCACCGCACAGGTTGGTCTTGCCGGACATACAGAACTTGCACTCGCCGCATTCGGCGGTATAAAGCGGAATCACATGGTCGCCCACTTCTACTGACGTGACGCCCTCACCGACGGCCTCGACGATACCGCCACCTTCATGACCCAGGATTGTCGGGAACAGGCCTTCCGGATCCGCCCCGGACAGGGTGTAGGCGTCGGTATGACAGACGCCCGTGGCGACGATGCGCACCAAGACT
The window above is part of the Marinobacter nanhaiticus D15-8W genome. Proteins encoded here:
- a CDS encoding SDR family oxidoreductase yields the protein MVKHMLVAGASGVTGRGTTEAMEAAGWDVTTLSRSDQGPGKGRHISGDLLDKSSLKRHGSSLGKISHVCYAALKPNDDAALEADENAAMFENLVNTLIDVGAPLERVIFLQGAKVYGAHLGVYKTPAREDDSRHFPPNLYFRHEDFAKTLPEKGIRWTALRPDIVLGHSLGSAMNLGNLIGLYGSLCREMGVAFQFPGPAEAYEVLVNACDAEVVGDAVRWAAEDGKDGAYNITNGDQFRWKHLWPRLAEWFGLDAGEPQPINLQTRLNQHAKTVWRNLAEREKLAVADIDQIAQGGFGDFIFNVERDAVLDLTKARQAGFQAMCRRTEESLIQHLNSMVERGLIPRP
- a CDS encoding S-(hydroxymethyl)glutathione dehydrogenase/class III alcohol dehydrogenase, encoding MKSRAAVAFGPNKPLEIVEVDVEPPKAGEVLVRIVATGVCHTDAYTLSGADPEGLFPTILGHEGGGIVEAVGEGVTSVEVGDHVIPLYTAECGECKFCMSGKTNLCGAVRATQGKGVMPDGTSRFSYNGEPLYHYMGTSTFSEYTVLPEVSLAKIPKEAPLDKVCLLGCGVTTGIGAVLNTAKVEEGATVAIFGLGGIGLAAIIGATMAKARRIIAVDINPSKFKIAEELGATDFVNPNDYDKPIQEVIIEMTDGGVDYSFECVGNVKLMRSALECAHKGWGESIIIGVAGAGEEISTRPFQLVTGRVWKGSAFGGVKGRTELPSYVEKAEKGEIPLDVFITHNLKLDEINEAFDLMHEGKSIRTVIHY
- a CDS encoding Nramp family divalent metal transporter; the encoded protein is MPHPAETSVIPSGIGAIRHYFNILGPGILGAAAAIGGSHLVASTQAGAHYGWQLAGLVLLVNLLKYPFFQIGARYTMAADETLIQGYDRIGRGYLYLFTALNIFASVVSTAGVSMLCGSILGLFLGDRLNVTQLTMIVLAGSLVFLISGHYKTLDRVTKWIIAALSVCTVAALVIALDEGGVAPPEFISPSPWNLAALGFLVALMGWMPAPIELSSWNSVWLRQKKKVLGDELQYRDSLIDFNVGYITSTLLALAFMGLGALVLHGSGIELSSSGIGFAHQFVDVYAGVIGEWSRWLIAVVAFLCMFSTTVTVLDGYSRALSECFVQFGQPTGSGPTGHGAHFTYPLMVVMAAVAALIVMFFKGALLAMLEFAMVSAFVSAFIFAWLNYRLMGLDTVPAKYRLGTGMKVLGWIGILFFGGVNLLLAYWYLFLK
- a CDS encoding DUF2945 domain-containing protein; translated protein: MAHRFKVGDHVTWNSEVGYVSGRIIRVHTRDTEYKGHNRRASKEEPQYEIKSDKTDHIAMHKDSALSKVDERGE